One genomic region from Magallana gigas chromosome 3, xbMagGiga1.1, whole genome shotgun sequence encodes:
- the LOC105320604 gene encoding serine/threonine-protein kinase Pink1, mitochondrial, producing the protein MFVKVGFGPLAQTLKDPCGNFLTNNTSTKKWFLKGKLFLEKIIKRRVQDGKLIQNAVEINKNALVPASKSPSTISRFASRYAVATVARELRNRAALEFSRNRRPIFSFVAVMLSSAAAEEDDEVSGTIRNAYAMKVKQTFINSYNFSAATFSDFQIGQMIGQGCNSAVYEAKLISNEVENMHETNVDLHSPTEKLSDVDSNESFEVIMESDYDVESEFSNNILTTSDVQAESADLPFFQNQEKYDLAIKMMFNYDFESNADTIFQGMIKEITPARLSPEMEEESLWLVKHRVKLKTLPPHSNIVDMQGIFVDHVPKIDNDEHRYPAALPTRLNPENGLGRNKTLFLVMKKYDMTLKSFVSETDVNLNTRCSLVSQLMEGIAHMAEHGVAHRDLKSDNILVDLSNGEPKLVISDFGCCLAEPEYGLIIPYNTSNVDKGGNAALMPPEIALAEPGRNAWLDYRKSDIWTAGTLVYEIFGEENPFYKGPLNSRTYDEKDLSPLPSRVPYALQKLTKLLLKKDPSSRPNPRVAADIALMVTLFPKWIDTCEECPSAEMIRKSIVLLAASNLLQPNAKKDNSLASFLQRVEISSLSKSLALFRNN; encoded by the exons ATGTTTGTCAAAGTAGGGTTTGGGCCGCTGGCCCAAACCCTCAAGGACCCGTGTGGTAATTTTCTAACAAACAACACATCGacaaaaaaatggtttttgaaaGGAAAgctatttttggaaaaaataatcaaGAGAAGAGTTCAAGATGGAAAGCTCATTCAAAACGCAGTCGAAATCAACAAGAATGCCTTGGTCCCAGCAAGTAAATCGCCATCAACAATCAGCAGATTTGCAAGTCGATATGCAGTTGCAACTGTCGCACGTGAACTTAGAAATCGTGCTG CTTTGGAATTTTCACGAAATAGACGACCAATCTTCTCGTTTGTTGCTGTGATGTTGTCATCTGCTGCTGCAGAGGAAGACGATGAAGTGTCTGGCACAATTCGAAATGCTTATGCCATGAAAGTGAAACAAACATTTATCAATAGTTACAACTTTTCTGCTGCAACTTTCTCTGATTTCCAAATTGGACAGATGATTGGCCAGGGTTGCAACTCTGCTGTTTATGAGGCTAAACTAATTTCAAATGAAGTAGAAAACATGCATGAAACAAATGTAGACTTGCATTCTCCAACAGAAAAGCTTTCAGATGTGGATTCAAACGAAAGTTTTGAAGTTATAATGGAGTCAGATTACGATGTTGAATCAGAATTTAGCAACAACATACTGACTACAAGTGATGTCCAAGCTGAATCTGCAGATCTACCATTTTTCCAAAATCAAGAGAAATATGATCTGGCTATCAAAATGATGTTCAATTATGATTTTGAATCCAATGCAGACACGATTTTCCAAGGAATGATAAAGGAAATAACACCTGCAAGATTATCCCCTGAAATGGAAGAAGAGTCCTTGTGGTTGGTAAAACATCGTGTAAAACTTAAAACTTTACCACCGCATTCAAATATTGTGGACATGCAAGGCATCTTTGTTGATCATGTTCCAAAAATCGACAACGATGAGCACAGATACCCAGCTGCCCTTCCAACCAGATTAAATCCAGAGAATGGACTTGGGAGAAATAAGACTTTGTTTTTGGTGATGAAGaagtatgatatgacattgaaGAGTTTTGTCTCTGAAACTGATGTAAATCTGAATACAAGATGCTCTCTTGTATCTCAGTTGATGGAAGGCATTGCTCACATGGCTGAACATGGAGTGGCACACAGAGACTTGAAAAGTGATAACATTTTGGTTGATTTGTCCAATGGAGAACCAAAGCTGGTAATAAGTGATTTTGGTTGTTGCTTAGCCGAACCCGAATATGGACTGATAATTCCATACAACACAAGCAAtgttgacaaaggcggaaatgcTGCACTGATGCCTCCTGAAATTGCTCTAGCTGAGCCTGGACGAAATGCATGGCTAGATTATAGAAAGTCAGATATTTGGACTGCTGGAACCTTGGTGTATGAAATATTTGGAGAGGAAAATCCCTTCTACAAAGGCCCTTTGAATAGCAGAACCTATGATGAAAAGGACCTTTCACCTCTTCCTAGTCGAGTTCCATATGCTTTACAAAAGTTGACAAAGCTGTTACTGAAAAAGGATCCTTCATCTAGACCTAACCCAAGAGTTGCAGCAGATATTGCACTAATGGTTACTTTATTTCCAAAGTGGATAGATACTTGTGAAGAATGTCCATCAGCAGAGATGATTAGAAAGAGCATTGTTTTACTAGCTGCATCCAACTTGCTCCAACCAAATgccaagaaagataactctttggCAAGTTTTCTTCAGAGAGTTGAGATTTCTTCCCTTTCGAAGTCGCTTGCTTTGTTTcgaaataattga